The following nucleotide sequence is from Anabaena sphaerica FACHB-251.
AAGCCGCTACGCGTCTACGGTTTTTTCCCGCCGACTTACTTAACACAATCTTTGAACATAGCCAGCAGTCAATAAAAGGCTGTGGGATATGTGTTGTGGGGTGTTGCAAAAACAATTTAATTTTACGAAAAGTTTGTTCATAAATAATATCATTTTTCAAGTATCAGACAAAAGGAATAATCTCAGATTTTTCAGATATTATTGAGTGAATAAAACTCAAACAACATCAACAATTAAACCAAATTCTTATCAACCAAATGGATGGCTTTTTCATTTTGTTAATTTAACAATTATTCATCTTTTTGATAGAGGCAGTAAATCAATTCAATTATGAAAATTGAAAAACCCATCAGAGCCTTGAGAGGTTGATGAAAATGACTAAAGCCAATCCAGTTGCAGTTCAGAAACATTTGAAAGGTGTTGACTATCCCGCTGGTAAGCAAGAATTGATTAAACACGCTCGGCAGCAGGGTGCTGGTCGTGATGTACTCTCACTATTAGAGCAATTGCCCGAAGATGAAGAGTATGATAACCCAGCGGACCTCAACAAAGCTATAGGTAAGATTCAGTAGATTAGGTAATGGGTAATGGGTAAACGGTAATGGGTAAACGGTAATTACCAATCACCAATTACCCAATCTAAAATTTAAAATCTAAAATTGGTATAATCACCTGATTTACCACCAGTCTTGCTGACTAAACTAATGGATTCAATTTGAATCGACTTTTCTAAAGCTTTAGCCATATCATACAAAGTTAGAGCCGCAACAGAAACAGCCGTTAAAGCTTCCATCTCTACACCAGTTTCCGCCTTAGTTTTGACTGTGCCATAAATTTGATAACCAGGTAGTTGCTCATCTGGCTTGATATCAACAGTAATTTTCTGTAAAGGCAAGGGATGACAGAGGGGAATTAAATTAGCTGTCTGTTTAGCGGCCATAATACCCGCTAACCTAGCGGTTGCCAAAACATCCCCTTTAGGAGCATTTCCCGCTTGAATGGCTGCAAATGTTTCTGGCAGCATCCGCACTCTAGCAGTAGCCACAGCTTCGCGGACAGCGACGACTTTGCCAGACACATCAACCATTTGCGCCTCTCCCTGAGAGTCGAGATGAGTAAGTTGAGAAGAATTTGAAAAAATATCTTGCGTCATTTGCAAAGTATGTGTTATTATAAGAGTCGTTGGTTAAGGGCGTGTAGCTCAGTGGACTAGAGCACGTGGCTACGGACCACGGTGTCGGGGGTTCGAATCCCTCCTCGCCCGTTCAATAACAATAATTGCACAAACTCTGTAATAGGGTTTGTGCATTTTGTTTTTAGGTGGCAGGGAACAGGGAACAGGTGACAGTTAGAAAGTTCATATTCCTATCTCCTTACATCCCATACCCTACACTCTGCTTTTCAAAGCATAGGCATCTTCACCACGACCAAAGGCAAAGCGGAGAGACTGGGAGATATTTTGACTTGACTGGGTGACAAAAATCAGGATAGCCAGGACAGTTAAGCCGGTCGCAAAACCAAACATACTGCGATAGCCGAGTTGCTGGGCTATAGAACCCACAACCGGACCTGCTACAGCTAGTCCAATATCGAAACCCATTAAAGATACGCCAAATATTCGCCCTCTTTCATGGGGTAAGGCTCTATCTGTCATCATTGCAGAAATCATGGGAATAGCAGTACCAGAAGCCGCACCTTCAATAACTGCTCCTACTAAGAAAATTAAGGCGCTGTTTGCCTGCCAAATAAATACCAATGCGAAAGTATAAGCAACCAGGCTGAAAGTTACAAATAAACCACGTCCATATTTATCAGAAGCTTTACCAGCAAACAGTCTAATACTAAAACTAGATATAGCAGCGGCTGTAAAAAACAACCCCGCATTTAAATCCACTCCGGTTGATTTGATATATAACGCGATAAATGTATGTACACTGCCCAAAGATAAACCTATTAGTAACAAGACAATAGCAGGTACACGCACACGGGGACT
It contains:
- a CDS encoding DUF2795 domain-containing protein; translation: MTKANPVAVQKHLKGVDYPAGKQELIKHARQQGAGRDVLSLLEQLPEDEEYDNPADLNKAIGKIQ
- the moaC gene encoding cyclic pyranopterin monophosphate synthase MoaC, whose amino-acid sequence is MTQDIFSNSSQLTHLDSQGEAQMVDVSGKVVAVREAVATARVRMLPETFAAIQAGNAPKGDVLATARLAGIMAAKQTANLIPLCHPLPLQKITVDIKPDEQLPGYQIYGTVKTKAETGVEMEALTAVSVAALTLYDMAKALEKSIQIESISLVSKTGGKSGDYTNFRF